A genomic segment from Nicotiana tabacum cultivar K326 chromosome 7, ASM71507v2, whole genome shotgun sequence encodes:
- the LOC107766605 gene encoding LOB domain-containing protein 20-like: MDEPPSDGTSENRRKGPGKRATGAVEPLASAILPASTAPCGACKFLRRKCISGCIFAPHYGSDQGAARFAAVHKVFGASNVSKLLLHIPANRRHDAVVTITYEAQARLSDPVYGCVSTILALQQQVASLQAELAVVQTQLINNRYAMENALQTSQQQHHLQQQLHQEHHIAILQPTYSDNSSVSNNNLINNINSANTFNSTAFDQLPDDTCATTVPNNNSPSFDPVHQEDEEEEESHPIAFTNQMFH; encoded by the exons ATGGATGAGCCACCTAGTGATGGCACATCGGAGAACCGACGTAAGGGTCCTGGAAAGCGTGCTACCGGAGCCGTGGAGCCACTGGCCTCGGCAATACTGCCGGCTTCCACGGCTCCTTGTGGTGCATGCAAGTTCTTGAGAAGAAAATGCATCAGTGGATGCATTTTTGCACCCCATTATGGCTCCGACCAAGGCGCAGCTCGGTTCGCGGCCGTGCACAAGGTGTTCGGAGCAAGTAATGTGTCTAAGCTCTTGTTGCATATTCCGGCTAACCGGCGGCATGATGCGGTAGTTACTATAACTTATGAAGCTCAGGCTAGACTCTCGGATCCTGTTTATGGTTGTGTTTCGACCATTCTTGCTTTGCAACAACAG GTGGCATCTTTACAAGCAGAGCTAGCAGTAGTGCAGACACAACTAATAAACAACAGATATGCAATGGAAAATGCTTTACAAACttcacaacaacaacatcatCTTCAGCAACAACTCCACCAAGAACATCACATTGCAATTCTACAGCCAACTTACTCAGACAACTCTTCTGTTTCAAACAACAACCTCATCAACAACATTAACAGTGCCAACACTTTCAATTCCACTGCTTTTGATCAACTGCCTGATGATACCTGTGCTACAACTGTCCCTAATAATAACTCTCCAAGTTTTGATCCCGTTCATCAAgaggatgaggaggaggaagagagTCATCCTATTGCTTTTACTAATCAAATGTTTCATTGA